In the Gorilla gorilla gorilla isolate KB3781 chromosome 10, NHGRI_mGorGor1-v2.1_pri, whole genome shotgun sequence genome, one interval contains:
- the LLPH gene encoding protein LLP homolog produces the protein MAKSLRSKWKRKMRAEKRKKNAPKEASRLKSILKLDGDVLMKDVQEIATVVVPKPKHCQEKMQCEVKDEKDDVKMETDIKRNKKTLLDQHGQYPIWMNQRQRKRLKAKREKRKGKSKAKAVKVAKGLAW, from the exons ATGGCTAAAAGCTTACGGAGTAAGTGGAAAAGAAAGATGCGtgctgaaaagagaaaaaagaatgcccCAAAGGAGGCCAGCAGGCTTAAAAGTATTCTCAAACTAGACGGTGATGTTTTAATGAAAGATGTTCAAGAGATAGCAACTGTGGTGGTACCCAAACCCAAACATTGCCAAGAGAAAATGCAATGTGaggtaaaagatgaaaaag ATGACGTGAAAATGGAGACTGATattaagagaaacaaaaagactCTTCTAGACCAGCATGGACAGTACCCAATATGGAtgaaccaaaggcaaagaaaaaggcTGAAGGCAAAGcgagagaaaagaaaggggaaaagcaaagcaaaagcaGTGAAAGTGGCAAAGGGTTTGGCCTGGTAG